The Erpetoichthys calabaricus chromosome 5, fErpCal1.3, whole genome shotgun sequence genome has a segment encoding these proteins:
- the LOC114641599 gene encoding zinc finger protein 3-like, with protein MGEKSLTQSMASAKEDGLDEKLPLVKQEDCEWGAPEGLWVKSEDCEARISVFKEEESKREHVEVKVEDLEDFPVSAEPQNFETRNVFKLEIFEESQPSLQYWVTDTGQLELKSELSEFEEKINEGPEREAEEQQSDLQDNFSLSPPSSAPTPPQCRLQQKQGRQKMKKSTRGSEDLTAAFLQCSSLPDAKPRCREAISIDPKQENSTDQEAFKNKSDGKDKSIHTRQQPNACSERDNLDGLSKIHTGNKPYCCSECGKEFSFLTNFHNHLRTHTGEKPHCCSECGKRFSQISSLLNHKRTHTGEKPYGCSECGKRFAASGNLQRHTRIHTGEKRYCCFECGTQFSYSSSLQKHRRVHTGEKP; from the exons ATGGGAGAGAAGAGTTTGACACAGAGCATGGCTTCAGCCAAAGAGGATGGCCTGGATGAAAAACTACCACTTGTTAAGcaagaggactgtgagtggggtGCACCAGAGGGACTGTGGGTGAAGTCAGAGGATTGCGAAGCAAGAATTTCAGTTTTCAAAGAGGAGGAGAGCAAGAGGGAGCACGTTGAAGTTAAAGTGGAGGATCTGGAAGATTTTCCAGTGAGTGCTGAACCTCAAAACTTTGAAACCAGGAATGTTTTCAAACTGGAGATCTTTGAAGAATCTCAACCCAGTTTACAGTATTGGGTCACCGATACGGGGCAACTGGAACTGAAATCTGAGTTATCGGAGTTTGAGGAGAAAATCAATGAAGGACCTGAGAGAGAAGCAGAAGAGCAGCAGTCGG ATTTGCAGGATAACTTCAGCCTTTCCCCCCCCTCAAGTGCTCCAACCCCTCCTCAGTGTAGACTGCAACAGAAGCAGGGCAGGCAGAAGATGAAGAAATCAACAAGAGGATCGGAGGATTTGACAGCAGCCTTTTTGCAGTGTAGTTCGCTTCCCGATGCCAAACCAAGGTGTAGAGAAGCCATCAGCATTGATCCAAAACAAGAGAATAGCACAGACCAAGAggcatttaaaaacaaatctgacGGTAAAGATAAATCGATTCACACAAGACAGCAGCCAAATGCCTGTTCCGAACGTGACAATCTTGACGGTCTTTCCAAAATTCACACTGGAAACAAACCCtattgctgttctgagtgtggaAAAGAATTCTCATTTTTAACCAATTTTCATAACCACTTGAGAACTCACACCGGAGAGAAACCTCActgttgttcagaatgtggcaaacgattctcacaaaTAAGCAGCCTTCTGAACCACAAAAGaactcacactggagaaaagccatatggctgttctgaatgtggcaaacgattcgcTGCCAGTGGCAATCTGCAGCGGCACACGCGCATTCACACCGGAGAAAAACGTTACTGCTGTTTTGAGTGTGGCACACAGTTCTCTTACAGTTCCTCCCTTCAGAAACACAGACGAGttcatacaggagagaagccCTGA